TGTGCCTGCTCCGTCCTTCTTTGACGAAATGGATGCTGTAGGAGAGGTTGGGAAGGAGGGACTTCGCTAAAGAGGGTCTGTCTGTGCGCGAGGAAGGTCTTTTTCCTTTCTCCTTCCATTGCTTGACTAGGTTCGCTTTGCAAGGAAGGGAAGGCATCCGTGCAGGTAGAAAAAGGCGGAGGTCAAGCTATGGGCACAAGGAGGTAAGGTATAGTAAGTTACTTCTTCGTCTTTTGCTTGTCATTGGATTGGAAGCCGCAGGCGATGCCTTCTTGCTTGTGTAGTTGGCCTTGCCTGCTTAGTGCGGAAGTGCGTAAAGTAGGCTCATTCTTTGGTTTATAAAGATCTTGTAGTAGCCGAAGGTAGTCCGCTTGTTAGATTGAATTGAATCTTATATAACAACACAACCGGGGCCTTATTAATTGTGAGACTTTATCAATAGTATAAGTGGACCTCTCAAAGGTATAAGTAGACATTAGTCTTGCTGGTTCGGGCGGTAAGGCCCTGGGTAAGCTCGGGTTAGCCTGTCAGGGTGAATGCAGGTAGTGGATGTAGCTTTTCTTCTGAAGCGTCTTAGTTCGTAGCTGCCGAAGTGTAGCATTGAGGTGAGGAGCGCGCTAGCTAGGTGGAGTCTCCTTTCGGAACTACTTCTTTTCCTTTCTCTCTCTGCTATCCCATCCACTGAACTGTCAGTATCGAGACAAGTTCGGAATGTTGGCTGAGCGTAGACTAGTCTGTTCAGGCAGTCACAGGCTTGCTAAAGCTAAAAACGGAACAACGCTTCTCACTGACTACATCAGAAGCGAAATCCTCAACTTCAAATACAATGCGAGCTGGAACGGGGTTGCCTTAGCTACTGTGGTGTACATATGCCAGGAATCGCACCATAGCCGGAGTCGATCGAGGGCCAGATCTTGATGTAGAAAGGAGCTCTCAAGCTGAGGCGGAGAAGAAAGCTTACGATTCTGTTGGTGTGAAGTGAGCTCTAACAATCGAAGCGGCTAAAGGAGCCTGCTTTGGTGACCCTACGAGGAAGTGTTGCTCATTAAAGTCAGCTTCAAACTTCCGGTAACCGCTTATCCCAAGGTAGGTGGGCTTAGATAAGAAATATAGGCATTTTTTCTCTATATCAATCCTTCGATAAAGCACTCAAACCAACGAGTAAGGAAAGGAGGCCTTGAGTTGATATTTAAAAGAAGGAGTTCGTCCTGGTGTGCTGCTTCCTTTCCTGCCACTACTTTTTGAGTAGAAACTCCTCTTTGGTTTAATTCATATTCAACTTTCTCTAGCGGAATTAGACTTTCATTTCTATTTCTTCAAATCCAGCATGACATGTGTCAAGAATCAAAGAAAAGTTCGAAAATTGGCGAATTCAATGTTTCCATATCCCTCCGGGCAGGAAATCATATATTGAATAGAGGGTACTCCACCTCTGTAGAGGATACAACACATTGAAATAAAGGAATTGGTGGATCTCTCCCATCAGACAGATCAACGGCACCGGGCATGGGATACACAGGCAGGAGAGCCGATTTGACCGCGCAGACCAAATGAGCGAAATTTTTTTAAAGCGAAAGCGCTGTGCCAACTTGCGTACAAGATTTATATGTGGATTTGATACTATAGTCAAATCCTCTTCATAAGTCCTTTCTTACAGGCTATTCAAGGTCTATTGGCTTTCTTGCTTATGCGGTACTTCGAAGGCTAAGCCTCGTTTATGCACCGAGAAAGATCGTCGGTAGGAAAGCTCTGTTATGCACCAACGACGGCCCCTTCTCTTTACCTTTCCCGTGCCCTACCTCATTCCTTTGCTGGCTTGAATTCCATCTCTTTTCTTCTTTGTTTGCGAGAGTTACTCATAGGACGACCCACCGGTAGACCAAGACTTGAACGGATAGAATCGTACTACCGCTGTCGATGCCGGTGCTGCTTGCCGACGGCCCTTCGCTTACTTCTCTGGAGTCAACGATGCCGCTTTTTCCGTCACGGAAACTGCTCGCTGTGCCCGGGTCAAGGAGATTCGATTTGCTTGGTTGGGTTCTTTGCTTGCTTATTCCACTTCTTAATCATCCTTCATTTCACTAATTCGTATTAACATGGACCTAAGATGAATTAGATAGGTTTTACACTTTTCTCAAAGAAAGAGGAAATAGCAAAGAATCATTCGGCGCGTAGTGAACTGCCAGATAGATCAGTACAGCTAGGGATGCCGTTGAAACCCGAGCAAAGGCTTCGAATTCTGCGAATTGCGCTAGTTCGAATTTTCATTTACCAGCTACTTGTTTCATGGCTTTTATTTGAGCTGCGGACCCCACTCTGGAAAGGGAGATACCCACATTAATAGCAGGTCTGATTCCAGAATTGAATAGGTCGGCGGATAAGAAGATTTGTCCATCAGTAATGGAAATTACATTAGTAGGAATATAAGCCGAAACATCTCCCGATTGAGTTTCAACTATTGGTAAGGCGGTCATACTTCCTTCACCTAAACTCGAACTAAATTTAGCGGCTCTTTCCAAAAGGCGTGAATGCAAATAAAAAACATCTCCTGGATAAGCTTCACGACCGGGCGGTCTTCGTAATAGAAGAGACATTTGGCGATAAGCTTGCGCTTGTTTGGAGAGATCATCATAAATGATTAAAGTGTGTCGTTCACGATACATAAAATATTCAGCCAGAGCTGCTCCTGTATAAGGAGCAAGGTATTGTAATGTAGCAGGGGAATCCGCCGTTTCGGCTACCACAATAGTGTATTCCATCGCTCCCCTTTCCTGTAAAGTCGTTACTACCTGGGCCACAGAAGACGCTTTTTGCCCAATAGCTACATAAACACATAATCCATTTTGACCTTGTTGATTGAGAATGGTGTCTGTGGCTACTGCTGTTTTACCGGTCTGTCTGTCCCCAATAATTAATTCTCGCTGACCACGTCCTATAGGGATCATCGAATCAATAGCAATAAGCCCGGTTTGAAGAGGCTCATATACAGAACGGCGCGAAATAATACCCGGGGCGGCAGATTCAATTAATCGAAATTCAGAAGCTGAAATTTCACCTCTACCATCAATAGGTTTAGCCAGGGCATTTACAACACGACCCAAATAAGCCTCACTCACGGGTATCTGAGCAATTCTTCCCCTTGCTTTCGAGCCGGAGTTTGCTTGTTTTAGTCCATACAAGGCCTTCCTGATGAGACTTTGCTATTCATTCCGGAAGTTACTATGCTTCGCGCTCTCCTTGACAGAGATATTTCAACCTATCTGATCGTGACTTTGTTAACCCGCTTCGTCGCACGATAGAGAAAGGAAAAGCGACCCCGTGCCCTACCTTTGCTTAGTAAGAAATTGGTGAAGGCATCGGGATAGGACTGAAACTATGCCATTCAAGAAGCGACTGATCGATGGAAAGCTTCAAACAGCACCATTGCTAAATATCCCATAGTAGGGTCAAGGGCGTTAGCGAGAGCGTCTCTGAACCTGTTTTCCTCTTCGCTTTAGCTCGAGCAATTTCACTCTCTTCGAGTAACTTACAATGAATCTTCGGTAATAGAAAACGAGTCCTTAAAATGATCTTAGCTCACTCACCTTGGTGGGTGCTTGCCACTCCTCGATGGCTCTGATGCCCATCCAATGCCCTATTCCGAGGATCTCCGTCTGTTTAAAGGAGCATTTGTCTTTACATAACATAGAGGGGATTTTTCTTTAATACCTTAAAAACGGTCCGAAGGTGGTGGAAGTGGTCGTTTAACGAATAGCTATAGTCCACGATTAAAGTATACTACCAGTCGTCTAAGTACGGGTGGAATAGCTCATTGTGGAGGGAGCAGAACGTGGCAGGGGTATTGGTGAGTCCAAAAGGCATAACCAGATCAAACGCCCCCGGTCATTCCGGCAGCTTAAACTGAAAATAGGAAAAGATATGAGAATCAAAAGAAGTCTATACCTGCAGATGAAAGAGGAGCTTCTACGTGAACATTTCACACAGTGCTTTCTCCTCCAACAGTCAAGTAACTAGCACTGGTTATTCCAGCAAGAGCTCTTACTCTAACAGAACTAGGACCGTCAACTCCAATTGTAGCAGCGGGAATGTCTGAACCACCAGATATGGCATTAATAGCTTCTATTGCATGGGTGGAAATGGAGAGCAGGCGCGGAATATAATAGCTTGAACCGCTTAGGCTCTTTGCACCTAAATAAATAGTAGACACGCAAAAAAATAAGACGCGAAACTTATAGAGTCGTAGCCTTCTAAGACTTTCTTCTCCAACTCACTCAATCGATAGGTTGAGGCAATCAACTGGAAATCGACCAAAAGGACCTGTCAAGCCTTAGAAGTCAAAGCATGCATCACATATCATCATGCATAGCTTATTAGCTGTAGTAGCTGCATAGGAAACATAAAGCATATAGTACTTTTCTCCATTGTCATGCATCAAATGGCTGTCTCTCCTCTCTCAAAGCAGGCGAACTTCATGGAAGATCAAGAAAAGCGAGAACGGGAACTCCTAGAGCTGCTGGAGCGCCTAACCCGGCTGTTACCTCCTTCTACCGTCGCCCGCCTCTGATCAGCATTCCAATACTCCGAAGCACACATCAGATACGCAGAGTAGTAATTGGCATATCCATTCTCTCTCCACAATGGCAAGCTCCTGGTTCACACCTAGATCTGGCCGGAGAATAGCATAAGAAAGATCTCGACGGCTCTGGGAATATACCACTCCCGATACTCTTCCTCCGTCACCTCTATCTCCAAATCAACGGTTTGATATGATGAATTGAATATCATTACCAATGATTACAATTTCATCAATATATACTAAAATAAAAAACAGAATAGTTTCCACGTCGACGAGTAAAAAGGGACTGCCTGGGATTGAAGAAAACCAGCATCCACAGAAGCTAATTTGGCAAACCCATTTCGGGACGCTTGTTTAAGTCCATAAAGGGACTGATTCAGGCGGCAAACTGAGTTCTCCCCCTGTGGAGAATATCCGTGAGGGAGAGACATGTATACTTCCTTTTTTGGAACATGTTAAGGCTTTACGCTCTAACTCACCTTCACAACTCTAGGTGTCGTCGCGCCTAAGTTATCATTCTTTTTCCACTGTCTGATTGCAGTAGGGGGTCACGTAGGATGGTTAAGCCAGGAGCAGGACCGATACTTTGCTTAGCCAACACATCTTCACATTGCCTTCCCTCCAAATATGTCTCAATTCACACCTCCAACCCCTTCTCATTAGCTCTCTGATTCTCAGGATAATATTGAAATGTGGATCCTCAGGCCCAGCCATTGTGCAGCTTCTGTATAGAAACCAGGGAGTCCGTCTCAACCTGAATGAGTCTATAACCCTCCTCCCAGAAGCTAGTAGTTTGGCTAAAAAGAGATAATCAGAAGAAAATGATCGGGCAGGGATGCACAGCAGGAACTTGCAAAGCCAACACAAGAGAAAAGAAATATGTTCACCCTCGGCAATACGCACTTGATAATACCCCGAAAATCCTTTTTCATCGCTCTCAGCGCATCAAGTCGAATAGTGTTGTTTAACAATCTTAAGCAGCTTTAAGGTAAAGATGACATTCAGGCTCATAAGAAGCTCTTGTCGCCAACTACATCGGAAAATGCAAGAAACTTTGAATTGGACGTAGATAGCCTTTTTCATCTTTTCTGATTTCGATAGGCATCCCACCCTCACCTCAGGATGAGAGGACTTCTTTGAGCCCTAAGCTTTGTTCCCTTCGCAAGTGACCTGAAAGCCGGGCAGGCGCTTTAAGAAGGTGCCAGTTGACTTCTAGTTGTAGCGGATCTTACATCGGTTCTAGCGCTTTCTCTTGATTCTATTTTTGAAAGATCTTTCCTTGCTCTGAGGAATGCCCGGTTTAACCAGAATCATCTCGTTAGCTTTTAGAGTCATCCCGGGATCTTTGGCTTATGCCATGTGCTCCAAACTTGAACTCAACTTCCTTTTTCACCAACATCCGCTTCTCACTCAAGAAACTGGTGAAAGTCTTTTCCCTTTGCTGCAGCTTTCCCACGAGCTTTGATTATCATATACTCAATCTGGTCACTGGACCTAGGCTCTATTGAGAATTTGATGATGCCGAAGGAACCGCACGCACCATCTGCGCCCTCGGCCTTGGACGAAAGAACAGACGAACTTCTTGAGGAGAATCTAGAGCTACGAAAGGCAGCTCCAGCGGATGGCCAAAAGGTCCCCGAAGTCCGGGAAGCAGTCAAACAGGACTTCAAAACCCAAACCCCGGCCGACAAATTCACCTTACTCCAAGAACTAGAAAAAGAAAGAAAGGCTAAAAAAGAAACCCCTGCCATGAATTCCTCAATGAAATAAAGGATTTGAAAAGCAAAATCCAAGATGGGCGGGGCAATTGAGTAGCAAGCTATCTGTTCTCGGAAGCAAAAGTAGCTCGAGCCAAAGGCAACAGCGAGGCCCCTAGTCCAAAAGTCTAATAGCATAGGAAAATGCACTTGGGCTAGGGGGAAAGAAGAGCGGGTATGTGGGCTTCTTTCACTTAACAGTTTTGTAATATCAATTAGTAGTATGCCCGGCCAGAAGACCGATGAGCCTTACCAGAAGTGAAGCAAAGAAGAGAGAAAGTCGCTCTTATAACGGTAACTGAAGAGTTGTCAACAAGTCAAAAAGGTGATGGGAAATTTCCAATTAGATCGATCTTCTTCTTTCTTGTTATGGATAGAGGTTAGCTTTGCCAGCTGTAACCGATGCCACAAAGGTTGAAAACGGAGATTCCTTGATGCCGTTCGCTTGACGGAAGCTACTTACCTTATTACTATCAAAGGGAATGACATGGCAAAGCCTTTAGCACAATCAAGCAATCAAAGTAAGAGGAAAAGATCCAAGCTAGCCCGAGCCCCGAAAGGAATCAATCTCTTTTAACCAACCCCTCTTACTAGATTGAGAAAAGGCGATCTCGATACGATCTTTCTAAACCAATCTATCACTGGCACTGGAACGAACCATTCTATACTAGTACTAGTATACTGAGTAGCGTGATCAAGTCAAGTCCTTCCTCCTTATTTCCGGATTTCAATTAGATTAATGTGCGCTCGTATGGGAGTAGAAGCCACTACTTCCCTCTTCCCCCGAGATGAACTACTCTCGCAAAGAACCTTCCTTCTATTGGCTATATATCTGTAGTCACACAGTTCCAGCTATCTTCTGGATAGAAGCGCAGGTGCTTGAGTGAAAGGCAGACAGGTAAGGGTAGGTAGTAAAGGCAAGCGCTTAGAAAAAGGTGGATTAAAAAACGAAA
This DNA window, taken from Capsicum annuum cultivar Jeju mitochondrion, complete genome, encodes the following:
- the orf125h gene encoding hypothetical protein, encoding MHRERSSVGKLCYAPTTAPSLYLSRALPHSFAGLNSISFLLCLRELLIGRPTGRPRLERIESYYRCRCRCCLPTALRLLLWSQRCRFFRHGNCSLCPGQGDSICLVGFFACLFHFLIILHFTNSY
- the orf226 gene encoding hypothetical protein, with protein sequence MIPIGRGQRELIIGDRQTGKTAVATDTILNQQGQNGLCVYVAIGQKASSVAQVVTTLQERGAMEYTIVVAETADSPATLQYLAPYTGAALAEYFMYRERHTLIIYDDLSKQAQAYRQMSLLLRRPPGREAYPGDVFYLHSRLLERAAKFSSSLGEGSMTALPIVETQSGDVSAYIPTNVISITDGQIFLSADLFNSGIRPAINVGISLSRVGSAAQIKAMKQVAGK
- the orf162 gene encoding hypothetical protein, producing the protein MLLDFWTRGLAVAFGSSYFCFREQIACYSIAPPILDFAFQILYFIEEFMAGVSFLAFLSFSSSWSKVNLSAGVWVLKSCLTASRTSGTFWPSAGAAFRSSRFSSRSSSVLSSKAEGADGACGSFGIIKFSIEPRSSDQIEYMIIKARGKAAAKGKDFHQFLE